The proteins below come from a single Pseudochaenichthys georgianus chromosome 14, fPseGeo1.2, whole genome shotgun sequence genomic window:
- the LOC117458208 gene encoding serine/threonine-protein kinase PAK 3, which produces MSDSVDIEEKPPAPPLRMNSSSRDSSLNHATKPLPMAPEEKNKKVRLRSIFPGGDKTNKKKEKERPEISLPSDFEHTIHVGFDAITGEFTGIPEQWARLLQTSNITKLEQKKNPQAVLDVLKFYDSKETVNNQKYMSFTSGDKSAQGYIAANTLNRLLSSGPPVSLRTCSALFDKGAKTSSSEPPIAPPVSEEEDEEEEEEEEEEEEEEDDDELPPVVAPRPEHTKSIYTRSVLEPKPPTPVKEVVTPPESLVQPDNMSNTMYRHTDRQRKKSKMTDEEILERLRSIVSVGDPKKKYTRFEKIGQGASGTVYTAIDIATGQEVAIKQMNLQQQPKKELIINEILVMRENKNSNIVNYLDSYLVGDELWVVMEYLAGGSLTDVVTETCMDEGQIAAVCRECLQALDFLHSNQVIHRDIKSDNILLGMDGSVKLTDFGFCAQITPEQNKRSTMVGTPYWMAPEVVTRKAYGPKVDIWSLGIMAIEMVEGEPPYLNENPLRALYLIATNGTPELQNPERLSSVFRDFLNRCLEMDVDRRGSAKELLQHSFLKLTKPLSSLTPLIVAAKEAIKNSSR; this is translated from the exons ATGTCTGATAGTGTTGATATTGAAGAGAAACCACCAGCCCCCCCCTTGAGAATGAACAGTAGTTCCCGAGACTCTTCACTGAATCACGCCACTAAACCGCTTCCAATGGCTCCTGAAGAGAAAAACAAGAAAGTCCGCCTGCGCTCCATCTTCCCCGGGGGAGACAAGA CAAAcaagaagaaggagaaggagcGTCCTGAGATATCCCTCCCCTCAGACTTTGAACACACCATTCATGTTGGCTTTGATGCTATAACGGGAGAGTTCACA GGTATCCCGGAGCAATGGGCCCGGCTCCTGCAGACCTCGAACATCACCAAACTGGAGCAGAAGAAGAACCCGCAGGCCGTGCTGGACGTCCTGAAGTTCTACGACTCCAAAGAGACCGTCAACAACCAGAAGTACATGAGCTTCACATCGGGAG ACAAGTCGGCACAAGGGTACATTGCAGCAAACACTCTG AACCGGCTGCTGTCATCCGGGCCTCCTGTCAGCCTTAGAACCTGCAGCGCATTATTTGACAAG GGTGCCAAAACATCATCGTCAGAGCCTCCAATCGCTCCACCTGTGTCAGAAGAAGAGgatgaggaagaagaggaagaggaggaagaagaggaagaagaggaagatgaCGACGAACTGCCCCCGGTCGTCGCACCTCGGCCCGAACACACCAAATCT ATCTACACGCGCTCCGTCTTGGAGcccaagcccccgacccccgtGAAGGAAGTGGTGACTCCCCCAGAGTCGCTGGTCCAGCCCGACAACATGTCCAACACGATGTACCGCcacactgaccgccagaggaaGAAGTCCAAAATGACAGATGAGGAGATTCTGGAGAGACTCA GGAGTATTGTGAGCGTGGGGGATCCCAAAAAGAAATACACACGCTTCGAGAAAATAGGACAGGG AGCGTCCGGCACTGTGTACACTGCTATCGACATAGCAACTGGCCAAGAG GTGGCCATCAAGCAGATGAACCTGCAGCAGCAGCCCAAGAAAGAGCTGATCATCAATGAGATCCTGGTGATGAGGGAAAACAAAAACTCCAATATAGTGAACTACCTGGACAG TTACCTGGTAGGAGATGAGCTATGGGTGGTGATGGAGTATTTGGCCGGTGGCTCGCTGACAGATGTAGTGACTGAGACCTGCATGGACGAGGGCCAGATAGCTGCAGTCTGCAGAGAG TGTCTTCAAGCCCTGGATTTCCTACACTCCAACCAGGTGATCCACAGAGATATAAAAAGTGACAACATCCTCTTGGGAATGGACGGGTCCGTCAAGCTCA CCGACTTCGGCTTCTGCGCTCAGATCACTCCGGAGCAGAACAAGCGCAGCACGATGGTGGGAACGCCCTACTGGATGGCCCCGGAGGTGGTAACTCGGAAGGCTTATGGCCCGAAAGTGGATATCTGGTCTCTGGGGATCATGGCCATAGAGATGGTGGAGGGAGAGCCGCCCTACCTGAATGAGAATCCACTCAGG GCGCTGTACCTGATAGCTACCAACGGGACCCCCGAGCTGCAGAACCCAGAGAGGCTCTCCTCGGTGTTCAGAGACTTCCTCAACCGCTGTCTGGAGATGGATGTGGACCGCAGAGGCTCTGCCAAGGAGCTGCTCCAG CATTCCTTCCTCAAGCTGACGAAGCCTCTGTCCAGCCTGACGCCTCTGATTGTAGCTGCCAAGGAAGCCATAAAGAACAGCAGTCGCTAG
- the LOC117458496 gene encoding calpain-5-like: MFSSVVPYKNQHYAELKRNCINDKTLFEDAEFPVINSSLYFKKPPPGLVEWKRPAEISNAPSLFVEGISAHDLNQGVVGNCWFVAACSCLAMKPELWKRVIPDHKEQEWDPKHPENYAGIFHFQFWIFGEWVDVVVDDRLPTINKELIYCHSNEKNEFWSALLEKAYAKLSGCYESLEGGNTGDAVVDFSGAVAEAIDLGAEEYYKDQTKQDQLFEDLLKVFDRGGIISCSISAQPHEIELKMSNGLVKGHAYSVTAVKKVRLGHGLLAYFKNETISLIRMRNPWGQTEWKGAWSDTSEEWSKVGDMERGNLGITVADDGEFWMPFADWCKLFTNADVCRVINTALISVNKTWNEVVHFGSWTKNAEPLLNRCGGCANHKPTFLQNPQFLFDVTKESDEVLISLQQKDMKIHRRFGQGENITIGFSVIKVELNRKYRMHDILTQQCVQTSTFINARTVFMRCTLEQGRYVLIPTTFEPYTLGDYMIRVFTDVDSGCRELTEDKPQVKCWSSFLGYPQVVTHVYVHGAGELQNQDSTGGADPYVIIHCEGRSVRSTIKKDTLNPEFTTSAIFFRKKPRKPLTVEVWNSNAVKDEFMGQVVLSGSVKDTFSPQRLQLRKRGRQMADEMPGTISVRILTSTQLTAM, from the exons ATGTTCTCCTCTGTTGTCCCGTACAAAAACCAGCACTACGCTGAACTGAAGAGGAACTGCATCAATGACAAGACGCTGTTTGAGGACGCAGAGTTCCCTGTCATCAATTCATCGCTGTATTTTAAGAAACCACCCCCTGGATTGGTGGAGTGGAAACGACCAGCC GAGATCAGCAATGCGCCCAGCCTGTTTGTGGAGGGCATCAGCGCCCATGACCTGAACCAGGGAGTTGTGGGAAATTGTTGGTTTGTTGCTGCCTGCTCCTGCCTGGCTATGAAGCCTGAACTCTGGAAGAGG GTAATTCCTGATCACAAGGAGCAGGAGTGGGATCCCAAGCATCCGGAGAACTATGCAGGCATCTTCCACTTCCAGTTCTGGATCTTTGGAGAGTGGGTGGATGTGGTGGTGGATGACCGGCTGCCCACCATTAACAAGGAGCTGATCTACTGCCACTCCAACGAGAAGAACGAGTTCTGGAGCGCCCTGCTGGAGAAGGCCTACGCCAA GCTCTCTGGCTGCTATGAGTCTCTGGAGGGGGGAAACACCGGAGACGCTGTGGTGGACTTCAGTGGAGCTGTGGCTGAAGCCATCGACCTGGGAGCAGAAGAATACTATAAGGACCAGACAAAACAAGACCAGCTGTTTGAGGATCTGCTAAAGGTCTTCGACCGTGGAGGAATCATAAGCTGCtccatcagt GCGCAACCTCATGAGATTGAATTGAAGATGTCGAACGGGCTGGTGAAAGGACACGCATACTCAGTAACTGCAGTGAAGAAAGTGCGTTTGGGTCACGGACTGCTGGCCTACTTCAAGAATGAAACCATTTCTCTGATCCGTATGAGGAACCCCTGGGGTCAGACTGAGTGGAAAGGAGCCTGGAGTGACAC CTCTGAGGAATGGTCGAAGGTTGGTGATATGGAAAGGGGAAACCTCGGCATCACCGTAGCGGACGATGGGGAGTTCTG GATGCCATTTGCAGACTGGTGCAAGTTATTCACTAATGCAGATGTTTGCCGTGTTATCAATACTGCCCTGATCAGTGTCAACAAGACGTGGAATGAGGTTGTGCACTTTGGGAGTTGGACCAAAAACGCAGAGCCGCTTTTGAACCGCTGCGGGGGCTGTGCCAACCACAAGCCCACCTTCCTGCAGAACCCACAG ttCTTGTTTGATGTTACAAAGGAGTCCGATGAGGTCCTGATCTCCTTGCAACAAAAAGACATGAAGATCCACAGACGATTTGGTCAAGGAGAAAACATTACCATTGGCTTTAGTGTCATCAAG gtggaactaaacaGGAAGTACAGGATGCACGACATCTTGACCCAGCAGTGTGTGCAGACGTCGACCTTCATCAACGCTCGGACGGTGTTCATGAGATGCACGCTGGAGCAGGGCCGCTACGTCCTCATCCCCACCACCTTCGAGCCTTACACTCTGGGGGATTACATGATCCGAGTTTTCACCGATGTGGACTCAGGCTGCAG GGAGCTGACAGAAGACAAGCCGCAGGTTAAATGCTGGAGTTCATTCCTTGGATACCCGCAAGTTGTGACTCACGTCTACGTGCATGGAGCCGGGGAGCTGCAGAACCAGGACAGCACTGGAG GTGCAGACCCGTATGTGATCATTCACTGTGAGGGCCGGTCTGTACGATCCACCATCAAAAAGGACACCCTGAATCCAGAGTTTACAACAAGCGCAATTTTCTTCAGGAAGAAGCCCAGAAAGCCCTTAACAGTGGAG GTGTGGAACAGCAACGCGGTGAAGGACGAGTTCATGGGCCAGGTGGTTCTGTCGGGCTCGGTGAAGGACACCTTCAGCCCTCAGAGGCTCCAGCTGAGGAAGAGAGGACGACAGATGGCGGACGAGATGCCGGGGACCATCAGTGTGAGGATCCTCACTTCTACTCAGCTGACCGCCATGTGA